A genomic window from Sulfurospirillum diekertiae includes:
- a CDS encoding winged helix-turn-helix transcriptional regulator, which produces METTVQNFSDKYEKCPMYYTMSILEGKWKWIILWEISRAGVIRYNRLRELLKPIAHKTLSQQLKELVSNNIIHREQYNEVPPKVEYSLTKEGESVIPILSLMYQWGKEHRVESEVFDDGSCMNA; this is translated from the coding sequence ATGGAGACAACAGTGCAAAATTTTAGCGATAAATATGAAAAATGCCCAATGTATTATACGATGTCGATTCTTGAGGGAAAATGGAAGTGGATTATCTTGTGGGAAATTAGTAGAGCAGGCGTCATAAGATACAATCGACTCAGAGAGTTACTTAAACCGATTGCGCATAAGACATTAAGTCAACAACTTAAAGAGCTGGTGAGCAACAATATTATTCACAGAGAACAGTACAATGAAGTTCCACCAAAGGTAGAATATTCACTTACCAAAGAGGGAGAATCTGTCATTCCCATACTCAGCTTGATGTATCAATGGGGAAAAGAGCATAGGGTAGAGAGCGAAGTATTTGATGATGGATCGTGTATGAATGCGTAA
- the rpoD gene encoding RNA polymerase sigma factor RpoD, with amino-acid sequence MASKELYTALEELFAENEKAHVTYENVMDLFVKPPTPANVKKLMSLLEKYKVTLISSAEIAKMRNKEEARKREEERQKLQDEALEEEFDLASEKELLEWSRSDSPVRMYLREMGQISLLTKDEEIDISKKIEFGEDIIIDAFCSVPYLIDFILDYKEALINRERRVKELFKTFEDDTDDDSEEDEFDDEEGEEGEEKKTFSKKDNTRTEKVIESFKSLEKAKKDWLKSLTRPPEENLEDPEEMMNYDLGLAYKKKLLKDALMDLGPTSKLINELVKSMETALKSDFEFDKELKRLEYRLPLFNETLRENHVKLLVNIVDLNKEDITTMVPEATMVSTYMEIKKLFQTKEASKQGFDLDPEKLKEVLEQIKRGKKIADESKTRMAKSNLRLVVSIAKRYTNRGLPFLDLIQEGNIGLMKAVDKFEYKKGYKFSTYATWWIRQAISRAIADQARTIRIPIHMIETINRINKIIRKHLQEEGKEPDIETIALEVGLSADKVKNVIKITKEPISLEAPIGNEDDGKFGDFVEDKTSIAPIDYILKSDLKDQIDEVLDQLNDREKAVIRMRFGLMHDESDRTLEEIGKELNVTRERVRQIESSAIKKLKHPKVGRKLKNYIES; translated from the coding sequence ATGGCTTCAAAAGAACTCTATACCGCATTAGAAGAACTTTTTGCAGAAAATGAAAAAGCACATGTTACTTACGAAAATGTTATGGACCTTTTTGTAAAACCTCCAACACCTGCAAATGTCAAAAAGTTGATGAGTCTTTTAGAAAAATACAAAGTTACCTTAATTTCTTCTGCTGAAATTGCTAAAATGCGCAACAAAGAAGAAGCACGCAAAAGAGAAGAAGAGCGTCAAAAACTCCAAGATGAAGCCCTAGAAGAAGAGTTTGACCTTGCCAGCGAAAAAGAACTTTTAGAGTGGTCACGCAGTGATAGTCCTGTGCGAATGTATCTTCGTGAAATGGGACAAATTTCACTTTTAACCAAAGATGAAGAGATTGACATCAGTAAAAAAATCGAATTTGGTGAAGATATTATCATTGATGCCTTCTGTTCTGTTCCTTATTTGATCGACTTTATTTTGGATTACAAAGAAGCGCTGATTAACCGCGAACGCCGTGTCAAAGAACTGTTCAAAACCTTTGAAGACGACACCGATGATGACAGCGAAGAAGATGAATTTGACGATGAAGAAGGCGAAGAAGGCGAAGAGAAAAAAACCTTCTCTAAAAAAGACAACACAAGAACTGAAAAAGTTATTGAGAGCTTCAAGTCGCTCGAAAAAGCAAAAAAAGATTGGCTCAAAAGTCTTACCAGACCACCGGAAGAAAACCTTGAAGATCCAGAAGAGATGATGAACTACGATCTAGGACTTGCGTATAAAAAGAAACTTCTTAAAGACGCGTTGATGGATCTAGGACCTACGAGCAAGTTGATTAACGAGCTTGTAAAATCCATGGAAACAGCGCTTAAAAGTGACTTTGAATTCGATAAAGAGCTGAAACGTTTAGAGTATCGTTTACCTCTTTTTAACGAGACATTGAGAGAAAATCACGTCAAACTACTTGTGAATATTGTTGATCTTAACAAAGAAGATATTACGACGATGGTTCCTGAAGCCACGATGGTTTCGACCTACATGGAGATCAAAAAACTGTTCCAAACCAAGGAAGCGAGTAAACAAGGCTTTGATCTTGATCCTGAAAAACTTAAAGAGGTTTTAGAACAGATCAAACGGGGTAAAAAAATTGCTGATGAGTCTAAAACACGTATGGCAAAAAGTAACCTTCGTCTGGTTGTTTCTATCGCAAAACGTTATACAAACCGTGGTTTACCATTCTTGGATCTCATTCAAGAGGGCAACATTGGTTTGATGAAAGCCGTTGATAAATTTGAGTACAAAAAAGGGTACAAATTTTCAACCTATGCGACATGGTGGATTCGTCAAGCGATTTCACGTGCCATTGCCGATCAAGCCCGTACCATTCGTATTCCAATCCACATGATCGAGACGATCAACCGTATCAACAAAATCATTCGTAAACACCTTCAAGAAGAAGGTAAAGAGCCTGACATCGAAACGATTGCATTGGAAGTGGGTTTGAGTGCCGATAAAGTCAAAAATGTCATCAAAATCACTAAAGAGCCTATTTCGTTGGAAGCACCTATTGGTAATGAAGATGATGGTAAATTTGGCGATTTTGTTGAAGATAAAACTTCTATTGCGCCGATTGATTACATTCTAAAATCCGATCTTAAAGATCAAATTGATGAAGTACTTGATCAACTCAATGATCGTGAAAAAGCCGTCATTCGTATGCGTTTTGGTTTGATGCACGATGAAAGCGATCGAACGCTTGAAGAGATCGGTAAAGAGCTTAACGTTACACGAGAGCGTGTTCGTCAAATCGAAAGCTCTGCGATTAAAAAACTGAAACATCCAAAAGTTGGACGAAAACTTAAAAACTATATTGAGAGCTAA
- a CDS encoding DUF1007 family protein has protein sequence MLKTLIILLLSFNFAYSCALCGNGKASFVTVAMNAYFAEDKIEKIHTQWKFDSGTSKDFKQLYSEKILASDKKRMYDGLENFQVPYFMTSIIINGKNISFKAENFDLSFDHNIVTIEFDIPLNYSLNDKNSVEIIFVDSTKAIVFLENLDNLDINNSTNYTIKKLNGFKVIKELVATVNYIKLEISK, from the coding sequence ATGCTCAAAACTCTAATTATCTTACTTCTTTCGTTCAATTTTGCCTATTCTTGCGCTCTGTGCGGTAATGGTAAAGCCTCTTTTGTCACGGTAGCCATGAACGCGTATTTTGCAGAGGATAAAATCGAAAAAATACATACGCAGTGGAAATTTGATTCAGGTACATCCAAAGACTTTAAACAATTGTACTCAGAAAAAATCCTCGCATCTGATAAAAAGAGAATGTATGATGGACTCGAAAATTTCCAAGTACCCTACTTCATGACTTCTATTATCATTAATGGAAAAAATATCTCTTTTAAAGCTGAAAATTTTGACTTATCCTTTGATCACAATATCGTCACCATAGAATTTGATATACCCCTCAATTACAGCCTAAATGATAAAAACAGTGTCGAAATTATCTTTGTCGATTCGACCAAAGCGATCGTGTTTCTAGAAAATCTTGACAATCTTGACATTAACAATTCAACGAATTACACCATTAAAAAGCTCAATGGCTTCAAAGTGATCAAAGAGCTTGTCGCAACAGTCAATTATATTAAACTAGAGATTTCTAAATGA
- a CDS encoding flavodoxin family protein, whose protein sequence is MKIVAINGSPRKNANTATLLKHALKGAEAQGAQTELVHLYDLNYKGCVSCFACKLIGGKSYGKCAHKDELKPLLEKLRDVDAILLGSPIYFGNITGMMRSFIERLAFQYTLYDANYSSLFPRKIPIGLMYTMNLDEKRMREWGYVEALQGLEKRLGSIFGSSEALYVTDTYQFKDYSKYEVTAFSEELKAKRRKEVFPQDCEKAFDMGERFVTNGVSSTFCSEHAPH, encoded by the coding sequence ATGAAAATTGTAGCCATCAATGGAAGTCCTCGCAAAAATGCCAACACCGCAACCTTGCTAAAACATGCTCTCAAAGGCGCCGAAGCACAAGGTGCGCAAACAGAGCTCGTACATCTTTACGATTTGAATTACAAAGGATGCGTGAGCTGTTTTGCGTGTAAGCTCATAGGTGGAAAATCGTACGGAAAATGTGCCCATAAAGATGAACTCAAACCGCTTTTAGAAAAGCTACGAGACGTAGATGCCATTCTTTTAGGTTCACCCATTTATTTTGGAAACATCACTGGAATGATGCGCTCTTTCATCGAACGCTTAGCGTTTCAATATACCCTTTACGATGCCAATTACTCCTCATTATTTCCCAGAAAAATACCCATAGGGTTGATGTATACAATGAATTTAGATGAAAAACGCATGCGAGAATGGGGTTATGTTGAAGCACTTCAAGGTCTTGAAAAAAGACTTGGCAGTATATTTGGCTCTTCTGAAGCACTTTATGTCACCGATACCTACCAGTTTAAAGACTATTCTAAATACGAAGTAACCGCTTTTAGTGAGGAACTTAAAGCAAAAAGACGGAAAGAAGTGTTCCCACAAGATTGCGAAAAAGCGTTTGATATGGGAGAGAGATTTGTCACCAATGGTGTTTCCTCTACTTTTTGCAGTGAGCATGCTCCGCATTAA